From the Simplicispira suum genome, the window GGCTCAAGACGCTGCGCAAGAAAAACGTGAGCGTCATCTTTGCCACGCAGAGCCTTGCCGACATCAAGGATTCGAGCATCGCGCCCGCGATCATCGAGAGCTGCGCCAGCCGCATCTTCCTGCCCAACCCGCAGGCGAGCGAGCCGCAGATTCGCACGATCTATGAGGGCTTCGGCCTGAACGACCGCCAGATCGAAATCGTCGCCACGGGGATTCCGAAGCGCGACTACTACTACCAGTCGCGTCTGGGCAACCGCCTGTTCGAGCTGGACCTGGGGCCGGCGGCGCTCGCGTTCGCGGGCGCTGGCACGCCGCAGGACCAGCGCTACATCGATGCGGTGCTCCCCACCTCTTTGCCAGGCACGCCTTCACCGTTTGCTGCCGCCTGGCTGCGTCACCGCGGCCTGGACTGGGCCGCGGACTTGCTGGATCACTTCCCTTCCCAAGGAGATGCACCATGACCCTTCGTTCTTTCATCAAGCACCGGAGCCTGGCGCTGGCCGTGGCCGCAATGCTTGCCCTGGGCGCCGCGCCACCGGCCCATGCCCTGTTTGGCCTGGGCGGCGGCGCCGACATCGTGTACGACCCGACCAACCACGTGGAGAACGCGCTGGCCGCCGTGCGCGCGCTGGAGCAGATCAACAACCAGATCCGCCAGCTGCAAAACGAGGCGCAGATGCTCGTCAATCAGGCACGCAATCTCGCGAGCCTGCCCTCCAGCGTACTCGGCCGGCTGCGCGCCAACCTGGCGCGGACCGAGCAGCTGATCGCCCAGGCCCGGGGCCTGGCCTACGACGTGACGGAGCTGGACCGGGCGTTTGCGCGCCTGTACCCCGAGCACTACGGCGCCAGCGTGAGCGGCGAGCAGATGAGCCGCGACGCGCAGGAGCGCTGGCAGCACACGCTCTCGGGCCTGCAGACCGCGATGCAGATGCAGGCCCAGGTGTCGCAGAACCTGGGCGAAGACGAGGGCGTGCTGGCCGATCTCGTGGGCAAGAGCCAGTCGGCCGTGGGCGCCTTGCAGGCGATGCAGGCGACCAATCAGCTGCTGGCCTTGCAGGCCAAGCAGGCCATCCAGACGCAGCGGCTGCAGCTCACGCAGGACCGCGCCGCCTCGCTGGAGCTGGCGCGGCAGGCGGCGGTGCGCGAGCGCGCACGGGAGGTGCGTCGGCGTTTTCTGGGCGAGGGCACGCCGTACACGCCCTACCGCGTGAACTTCTATGGCAACCCGTGAGGTGGACATGCGCAAGACGCTGTATTTCATGATCGCGGCCACGGCGCTGCTGCTGGCCGGCTGCGACCGGCCGGCTTCCATCGAATCGGTGGATGCCCTGGTGGCGAACCCCGAGCGGCTGCGCGAGCTGCGCGCCGCCTGCAAGGCCGACCACGCCAAGGTCGGCGATGCCCAGTGCAACGCCGTGGCCGAGGCCACGCGCAAACGCTTCCTCGGCTCGGGCGGGCCGAAGTACACGCCGCCCGCGTCACCGCCCGGCGGCTTCTGGCAGGACGATGACCGCAAGCCGACGCCCGCGCCGAAGGGCTCGCAATGAACGACGTGGCGGTCATCGACCGCTTCCTGGACGTCTTCTCGCGCTACATCGACTCCGGCTTCGGGCTGCTGGGCGGCGAGGTGGCGTTCCTCACGGCGACGCTGGTGGCGATCGACATCACGCTCGCGGGCCTGTCCTGGGCCATGGGCCATGCCTCGGGCCAGGGCGACGAGGTGATGGCGCGCCTTATCAGGAAGGTGCTCTACGTGGGCGCGTTCGCCTACATCCTGGGCAACTTCAACCAGCTGGCGGGCATTGTTTTCAGGTCCATGGCCGGGCTGGGCCTGACGGCCTCGGGCTCGGGCCTGTCACAGGCGCAGCTGCTGCAGCCGGGGCACCTGGCGCAGGTGGGCATCGAGGCCGGGCGGCCGATCATGGCGCAGATCGGCGATCTCACGGGTTTTCCGGAGGTGTTCGCGCACCTGGACACCATCGCCGTGCTGTTCCTTGCCTGGCTGGTACTGATCGTCGCGTTCTTCGTTCTCGCGGTGCAGCTGTTCGTCACGCTGATTGAGTTCAAGCTGACGACGCTGGCGGGCTTCGTGCTGGTGCCGTTTGCGCTGTGGAACAAGACGGCGTTCCTGGCCGAGAAGGTGCTGGGCAACGTCGTGGCCTCGGGCATCAAGGTGCTGGTGCTGGCCGTCATTGTGGGGATCGGCTCGACCCTGTTTGCTGAGTTCGCGCTGGCGCCAGGAGCCGAACCAAGCATTGATCATGCGCTGGTCGTCATGCTTGCGGCCCTGGCCATGCTGGGCCTGGGCATCTTCGGGCCGGGGATCGCCACCGGACTGGTATCTGGGGCACCGCAGCTCGGGGCCGGTGCGGCTGCGGGCACGGCCATCGGTGCGGCGGGCCTGGCTGTCGCCGGTGGGGCGGCCGCCGCAGGAGCGGGCTCGGCCGTTGCGGCTGGTGCGCGCATGGCGCCCGGCGCCGCGCGTGCGGCCCTCGGCGGTGGCGCTGCCGCGGCCCGCTCGGTGGCCACGCTTGCGGGCAGCGCCAAGGCGGCGTATCGCAGCGGGGCCGGCGTGGCGGATATGGCCAGGGCCGGGGCCAGAGCCGTGAAGGACAAGGTCAAGGGCTTTGTGGCCCCAGCCGCAGCGCCTGCTGGTGCGCCACCCGCTGCTGCATCACCTGCCGGCTCACCGCCTGCCACCTTGGAACCCGCCTGGGCGCAGCGCATGCGCCGTCGCCAGCAGGTGGCGGAGGCGGCCATGACCGGCGCGCACGTGCTGCGCTCGGGCGACCACGGCGGCGGTGGCTCCGGCCCGAGCCTGCGCGATGAGTCCGGCACCTGAGTGCTTGCCAAGGAGATTGCATGCGATTCAAACGACCCTGGGTGCGGTATGCGCAGACGCCCCAGCCCCTGACTCCCTACCAGGCCGCCGGCCAGGTCTGGGACGAGCGCATCGGCTCGGCGCGCGTGCAGGCGAGGAACTGGCGCCGGATGGCGTTCGGCTGCATGCTGCTGGCGTTGCTGATGGCCGCGGGCCTCGTCTGGCGCTCGGCGCAGTCCATCGTCACGCCCTACGTGGTGGAGGTGGATCAGGCGGGGCAGGTGCGCGCCGTGGGCGAGGCGGCGGCGCCCTATACGCCCAGCGATGCGCAGGTCGCGCACCATCTGGCGCGCTTCATCACGCTGGTGCGGTCCCTGTCCATCGATCCCATCGTGGTGCGCCAGAACTGGCTCGATGCCTATGACTACACGACCGACAAGGGCGCGGCCGTGCTCAACGATTACGCGCGCACCCACGATCCGTTCGCGCGCATCGGCACGGAGTCGGTGACGGTGCAGGTCAGCAGCGTCACGCGCGCCAGCGAGCAGTCGTTCAACCTGCGCTGGACCGAGCGGCGCTATGTCAACGGAGCGGCCGCTGGCATCGAGCGCTGGAACGCGGTGCTCTCCATCGTGCAGCAGGGCCCGCGCACCGAGCGGCGCCTGCGCAAGAACCCTCTGGGCATCTACGTCAACGGCTTGTCGTGGAGCCGGGAGCTGGATGCCACCGAAGGAGTTGATCCATGAAGACGCGTTTGTCCATTCACGCTTTGCCGTTGATGCTTGTGGCCCTGGCGGGCTGCGCCACGCAGGGCAAGCCGCCGCCGGTGATCGCGCTCGATGAGCCGGTGCAGGCGCAGCCCCTGCCCGAGCCGCCTGCACCGGTGGAGGTGGTGGCCGTGCCCGAGGTGCTCGCGCTGCCCGCGCAGCTCAAGCCCTTGCCGGAGACCAAGCCCGCGGCGGAACCCGCGGACGAGACGTTGCGCGTGGCGCGCGCCAATGCCCAGGCGCGCATTGCGCCCACGCGTGAGGGCTATGTGAATGCGAACCAGGTCTGGCCGTACAGTGATGGAGCGCTGTACCAGGTCTATGCGGCCGTGGGCCGGGTGACGGTGGTGTCGCTGCAGCCCGGCGAGGAGCTGGTGACGGTGGCCGCGGGCGATACGGTGCGCTGGATCGTCGGTGATACGTCCAGCGGCAGCGGCGCGCAACGGCGCGTGAACGTGATGGTCAAGCCGATCCGCTCGGGCCTGAAGACGAACCTGGTCGTGACGACGAGCCGCAGAACCTATCTGCTGGAGCTGACTTCCACCGACAAGACCTGGATGGCCTCGGTGTCCTGGGAGTATCCGAAGGATCAGATGCTGGCTCTGCAGCGCCAGGCGCAGGCCGCACAGGCTGCCGCGCCGGTCGATAGCGGCCTGTCGCTGCAGAAGCTGCGCTTTGGCTATGCGATCAGCGGCAGCACGCCGCCGTGGAAGCCGCTGCGGGCGTTTGATGATGGACAGAAGGTCTATATCCAGTTCCCTGCGGGCATCGCACAGGGTGAGCTGCCGCCGCTGTTCGTGATCGGGGCCGAGGGAGGAGGGCAGTTGGTCAACTACCGGTTTCGGTCACCGTACTACATCGTCGATCGCCTGTTTGGCGCGGCGGAGCTGCGCCTGGGTGGCGGGAATGGGAAGGGCGGGGGCGACGTGGTGCGCATCGAGCGCACGGATGGGGTGCGGAGGAACTGAGCATGCCGCAGGAAGACGCATCCGGCCACACGCCGCAGGCGGCGAAGGTGGCGCCCGAGGCGCTGGCGCTGCGGGCCCGACCGCACCCGGTCACGCGCCTGAACCGGCGCACGCTGGTTGTCCTCACCGGGGGGCTGGCGGCCCTGGTTCTCGGGGCGACGATCTGGTCGCTGCAGCCGCAGCGGCGCGCGGTGTTCGGGCAGGCCGAGCTGTACAACGTCGATCGCGTGAGCAAGTCCGAAGGGCTCGATGGCCTTCCGGCGGATTATTCGAAGCTGTCGCGTCCTTTGCCGCCCGCTTTACCGGCGGATGTGCCTGAGCTGGGGCCACCGCTGCCGGGCGATCTCGGGCCCGCCATCGTGGCCTCGCGGCAGTCGGCCGTGGCCGACTATGCGGCCCCGAGCCATGATCCCGAGGATGCCCTGCGCAAGGAGGCCGAGGCGGCTGCAGCTTCGCCGGTGTTTTTTGGCTCGGGAAGTCAGGGCACGCGTACGGCGGCGGCGGATCAGGCAGGGTCTGCGGCGGTGGGTTTGGGCGGTGCACTGACCGGGTTGGATGCGTTGGCGGCGGGGCCGGTCTCGGCCCCCGAGCCTGCCGATCCGGTGGTTGTGCAGGACCGGCAGGAGCAGAAGGAGGCGTTCCTCAAAGGCGGTTTGACGCCCACCCGCAATTCCGCCGATCTGCAGATGCCAGCTTCGCCGTACCAGGTGATGGCGGGGGCGGTGATCGCCGGTGCGCTGGTGACGGGCATCAAGTCGGACCTGCCGGGCGACGTGATCGCCACGGTGACGGAGCCGGTCTATGACTCGGCAACGGGCAAGTTCCTGCTGATCCCGCAGGGCTCGCGCATTCTGGGCAAGTACAACAGCCGGGTGAGCTACGGGCAGAGCCGGGTGCAGGTGGTGTGGAACCGGATCATCCTGCCGGACACGTCATCGCTCACGCTGGACAACCTGGTGGGCACCGACCCGGCGGGCTATGCCGGGCTGCAGGACGATGTGGACTGGCATTGGGGACGCGTCGTGGCGGGGGCGGCGCTCACGACGCTGCTCGGGGTGGGGGCTGAGCTGGCGGCGCCTGAGAGTCGGCAGGAGGGCAATCGCATCGTGGTCGCGGCTCGCGAGAGCGCGCAGGACGGTGTGAATCAGGTGGGGCAGGAGATGACGCGGCGCAATCTCGACATCCAGCCGACGCTGACCATGCGACCGGGCTTGCCGGTGCGGATCATCGTGAACCGCGATCTGGTGTTGCGGCCGTACCAGCCCTTGTTCGTTCAGCGTGGAGGGGTTCGATGAGCACGGCCAGAAAGCTGAGGTTGGGCCCGCTGCCCAGGGGTGAGAGCGTGAAGCTGACCTTCGTCTGTCCGGCCAGTCTGAAAACCGAGCTCGATCGCTACGCGGCGTTGCATGCGCAGACGTATGGCGAGGCGGTTGATGCGGTGACGCTGATTCCGCACATGCTGGAAGCCTTCATGGCGGGGGATAGAGGGTTTCGGCGTGGCCGCCAGGATGCCAGGAAATCCGGGTAGTGGGGGAGGGTATCACTCCAAATTGTCTTGAATCATACGCATAAATATACAAATTATGTCAATTTTTGCGTATGATATGGGAGTGCCGTCCATTGAAGCCTTTTTTGAAAAGCGTCTTGCTCAGGGCCGGGCCTACTTCACGCGGGAAGAGGCCCAGGCTGCGTTCGACTTGTC encodes:
- the trbG gene encoding P-type conjugative transfer protein TrbG yields the protein MKTRLSIHALPLMLVALAGCATQGKPPPVIALDEPVQAQPLPEPPAPVEVVAVPEVLALPAQLKPLPETKPAAEPADETLRVARANAQARIAPTREGYVNANQVWPYSDGALYQVYAAVGRVTVVSLQPGEELVTVAAGDTVRWIVGDTSSGSGAQRRVNVMVKPIRSGLKTNLVVTTSRRTYLLELTSTDKTWMASVSWEYPKDQMLALQRQAQAAQAAAPVDSGLSLQKLRFGYAISGSTPPWKPLRAFDDGQKVYIQFPAGIAQGELPPLFVIGAEGGGQLVNYRFRSPYYIVDRLFGAAELRLGGGNGKGGGDVVRIERTDGVRRN
- the trbL gene encoding P-type conjugative transfer protein TrbL codes for the protein MNDVAVIDRFLDVFSRYIDSGFGLLGGEVAFLTATLVAIDITLAGLSWAMGHASGQGDEVMARLIRKVLYVGAFAYILGNFNQLAGIVFRSMAGLGLTASGSGLSQAQLLQPGHLAQVGIEAGRPIMAQIGDLTGFPEVFAHLDTIAVLFLAWLVLIVAFFVLAVQLFVTLIEFKLTTLAGFVLVPFALWNKTAFLAEKVLGNVVASGIKVLVLAVIVGIGSTLFAEFALAPGAEPSIDHALVVMLAALAMLGLGIFGPGIATGLVSGAPQLGAGAAAGTAIGAAGLAVAGGAAAAGAGSAVAAGARMAPGAARAALGGGAAAARSVATLAGSAKAAYRSGAGVADMARAGARAVKDKVKGFVAPAAAPAGAPPAAASPAGSPPATLEPAWAQRMRRRQQVAEAAMTGAHVLRSGDHGGGGSGPSLRDESGT
- the trbJ gene encoding P-type conjugative transfer protein TrbJ, producing MKHRSLALAVAAMLALGAAPPAHALFGLGGGADIVYDPTNHVENALAAVRALEQINNQIRQLQNEAQMLVNQARNLASLPSSVLGRLRANLARTEQLIAQARGLAYDVTELDRAFARLYPEHYGASVSGEQMSRDAQERWQHTLSGLQTAMQMQAQVSQNLGEDEGVLADLVGKSQSAVGALQAMQATNQLLALQAKQAIQTQRLQLTQDRAASLELARQAAVRERAREVRRRFLGEGTPYTPYRVNFYGNP
- the trbF gene encoding conjugal transfer protein TrbF, producing the protein MRFKRPWVRYAQTPQPLTPYQAAGQVWDERIGSARVQARNWRRMAFGCMLLALLMAAGLVWRSAQSIVTPYVVEVDQAGQVRAVGEAAAPYTPSDAQVAHHLARFITLVRSLSIDPIVVRQNWLDAYDYTTDKGAAVLNDYARTHDPFARIGTESVTVQVSSVTRASEQSFNLRWTERRYVNGAAAGIERWNAVLSIVQQGPRTERRLRKNPLGIYVNGLSWSRELDATEGVDP
- a CDS encoding TrbI/VirB10 family protein, with amino-acid sequence MPQEDASGHTPQAAKVAPEALALRARPHPVTRLNRRTLVVLTGGLAALVLGATIWSLQPQRRAVFGQAELYNVDRVSKSEGLDGLPADYSKLSRPLPPALPADVPELGPPLPGDLGPAIVASRQSAVADYAAPSHDPEDALRKEAEAAAASPVFFGSGSQGTRTAAADQAGSAAVGLGGALTGLDALAAGPVSAPEPADPVVVQDRQEQKEAFLKGGLTPTRNSADLQMPASPYQVMAGAVIAGALVTGIKSDLPGDVIATVTEPVYDSATGKFLLIPQGSRILGKYNSRVSYGQSRVQVVWNRIILPDTSSLTLDNLVGTDPAGYAGLQDDVDWHWGRVVAGAALTTLLGVGAELAAPESRQEGNRIVVAARESAQDGVNQVGQEMTRRNLDIQPTLTMRPGLPVRIIVNRDLVLRPYQPLFVQRGGVR
- a CDS encoding DUF2274 domain-containing protein, whose product is MSTARKLRLGPLPRGESVKLTFVCPASLKTELDRYAALHAQTYGEAVDAVTLIPHMLEAFMAGDRGFRRGRQDARKSG
- a CDS encoding EexN family lipoprotein, whose translation is MRKTLYFMIAATALLLAGCDRPASIESVDALVANPERLRELRAACKADHAKVGDAQCNAVAEATRKRFLGSGGPKYTPPASPPGGFWQDDDRKPTPAPKGSQ